The Dokdonella koreensis DS-123 genome has a segment encoding these proteins:
- the glnE gene encoding bifunctional [glutamate--ammonia ligase]-adenylyl-L-tyrosine phosphorylase/[glutamate--ammonia-ligase] adenylyltransferase translates to MPASPRRPLWPRDLANQLDQRLSRLEAACRQAQVPFYDDAGVDTHLRKVLLVSDFAYETLLRSPILLGPELVRLMGDPRHADARAGLLATIEDEAELRAELRRFRKREAIRLIWRDVNGLDPVESTLAGASVLAECCLEAALRHAERQLAMRHGQVRSADGAGQRLVVFGLGKLGGSELNFSSDIDLILAYPEGGTSDGARPLDAETWFTRLGQQLVSLLAEHTVDGYVYRVDLRLRPFGSVGRVALSFAAMEQYYQREGRDWERYAWIKARPVAGDLAAGNRLIEALRPFVFRRYFDYTAFAGLREMKALIDAEVTRKDLAANLKLGPGGIREVEFVVQLMQLIRGGREPALRARGLLPALSACEQLGVIPAQRARRLREAYRFLRQVENRVQMFADQQVHDVPDEEAPRRRLALGLGYPDWPALKAAIDHQRGVVTEEFDAVMAPARQAREQRPLAGWTRLWQDFAEHGVQAAVLAEAGFDPPQDPAGALEALLASPALRSASARARARLDRVVPALLAAAIETPAPSACLVRLLGLVHAVARRSAYLALLDEQPAALKRLTSVFATSAFLAERVIAHPLLLDELFDDRHEAPVPDRDSVEADIRRRLAAMPDADAEAEIEVVQEQRLAAAFRIGLDFLAGRIDAVAAARALAAVAEAVLATVLRLAERDLAVNHGRLPDRTEESSGLVILGYGSLGGRELGFGSDLDLVFLYDAALAQAESLGPRPLDGARYYARLAQRVVHFLTTLTRSGRLYEVDVRLRPDGGKGLLVTSLDAYVAYQRERAWTWEHQALVRARAVAGDVALGRRFGEHRNELLAAPVDVQRLHDQIVDMRARWRSERDRSDAERFDLKQGYGGLVDLEFLLQGLVLQHGAAHPALLTASNSADLIRVAAEVGCLSATQAEHLGAAHAELLARALSCTLDARSRVVRRDPQIEQHAGQVSAVAGQLGFRFEASGRGA, encoded by the coding sequence ATGCCCGCCTCCCCTCGACGGCCGCTCTGGCCCCGCGACCTCGCCAACCAGCTCGACCAGCGCCTGTCGCGCCTGGAGGCGGCCTGCCGCCAGGCACAGGTACCCTTCTACGACGACGCCGGTGTCGACACGCACCTGCGGAAGGTGCTGCTGGTCAGCGATTTCGCCTATGAAACGCTGCTGCGCTCGCCGATCCTGCTCGGCCCGGAACTGGTGCGGCTGATGGGCGATCCGCGGCACGCCGATGCCCGCGCCGGCCTGCTCGCGACGATCGAGGATGAGGCCGAGCTGCGCGCCGAACTGCGCCGCTTCCGCAAACGCGAGGCGATCCGCCTGATCTGGCGCGACGTCAACGGGCTCGATCCGGTCGAGTCCACCCTGGCCGGCGCCAGCGTCCTGGCCGAGTGCTGCCTGGAGGCGGCGCTGCGCCATGCCGAGCGCCAGCTCGCGATGCGGCACGGCCAGGTCCGGTCCGCCGACGGTGCAGGCCAGCGCCTGGTCGTGTTCGGCCTCGGCAAGCTCGGCGGCAGCGAGCTCAATTTCTCGTCCGACATCGACCTGATCCTCGCCTATCCGGAGGGCGGCACCAGCGACGGCGCGCGCCCGCTCGACGCGGAAACCTGGTTCACCCGCCTGGGCCAGCAGCTGGTCTCGCTGCTGGCCGAACATACCGTGGACGGCTACGTCTACCGGGTCGACCTGCGCCTGCGCCCGTTCGGCAGCGTCGGGCGCGTCGCGCTGTCGTTCGCGGCGATGGAGCAGTACTACCAGCGCGAGGGCCGCGACTGGGAGCGCTACGCCTGGATCAAGGCGCGTCCCGTCGCCGGCGACCTGGCCGCTGGCAACCGGCTGATCGAGGCGCTGCGGCCGTTCGTGTTCCGCCGCTACTTCGACTACACCGCCTTCGCCGGCCTGCGCGAGATGAAGGCGCTGATCGATGCGGAAGTCACGCGCAAGGATCTGGCCGCCAATCTGAAACTCGGGCCGGGCGGGATCCGCGAGGTCGAATTCGTCGTGCAGCTCATGCAGCTGATCCGCGGCGGCCGCGAGCCGGCGCTGCGCGCGCGCGGGTTGCTGCCGGCGCTGTCGGCCTGCGAGCAGCTCGGCGTGATACCGGCGCAGCGCGCGCGCCGCCTGCGCGAGGCCTACCGGTTCCTGCGCCAGGTCGAGAATCGCGTGCAGATGTTCGCCGACCAGCAGGTCCACGACGTGCCGGACGAGGAGGCGCCGCGCCGGCGCCTGGCGCTGGGCCTGGGCTACCCGGACTGGCCCGCGCTCAAGGCGGCGATCGATCACCAGCGCGGCGTGGTGACCGAGGAGTTCGATGCGGTCATGGCGCCGGCGCGGCAGGCACGCGAACAGCGTCCGCTCGCCGGCTGGACCCGCCTGTGGCAGGACTTCGCCGAGCACGGCGTGCAGGCGGCCGTGCTGGCCGAGGCCGGCTTCGACCCGCCGCAGGATCCGGCCGGCGCGCTGGAGGCGTTGCTGGCCAGCCCCGCCCTGCGCTCGGCTTCGGCGCGCGCGCGCGCGCGTCTGGATCGCGTCGTGCCGGCCCTGCTCGCGGCCGCGATCGAGACACCGGCGCCTTCGGCCTGCCTGGTGCGCCTGCTGGGCCTGGTGCACGCCGTGGCACGCCGCTCGGCCTATCTGGCCCTGCTCGACGAGCAGCCCGCCGCGCTCAAGCGGCTGACCAGCGTCTTCGCCACCAGCGCCTTCCTCGCCGAGCGCGTGATCGCCCATCCCCTGCTGCTCGACGAGCTGTTCGACGACCGGCACGAAGCGCCGGTGCCCGATCGCGACTCGGTCGAGGCCGATATCCGCCGCCGGCTGGCGGCGATGCCCGACGCCGACGCCGAGGCGGAAATCGAGGTGGTCCAGGAGCAGCGCCTGGCGGCGGCATTCCGCATCGGCCTGGATTTCCTGGCCGGCCGCATCGACGCGGTGGCGGCCGCACGCGCCCTGGCCGCGGTGGCCGAGGCCGTGCTGGCGACCGTGCTGCGCCTGGCCGAGCGTGACCTGGCGGTGAACCATGGACGCCTGCCGGACCGGACCGAGGAAAGCTCGGGCCTGGTCATCCTCGGCTACGGCAGCCTCGGCGGTCGCGAACTCGGTTTCGGCTCCGACCTGGACCTGGTCTTCCTGTACGACGCCGCGCTGGCGCAGGCCGAGTCACTCGGTCCCCGTCCGCTGGACGGCGCCCGCTACTACGCACGGCTGGCGCAGCGCGTCGTGCATTTCCTGACCACGCTGACGCGGTCGGGCCGCCTGTACGAAGTCGACGTCCGCCTGCGCCCGGACGGCGGCAAGGGCCTGCTGGTCACCAGCCTGGACGCGTACGTCGCCTATCAGCGCGAGCGTGCCTGGACCTGGGAGCACCAGGCGCTGGTGCGCGCGCGCGCGGTGGCGGGCGACGTCGCCCTCGGCCGCCGTTTCGGCGAGCACCGCAACGAGCTGCTCGCCGCGCCGGTCGACGTCCAGCGGCTGCACGACCAGATCGTCGACATGCGCGCACGCTGGCGCAGCGAGCGTGACCGCTCGGATGCGGAGCGGTTCGACCTCAAGCAGGGATACGGCGGACTGGTCGATCTGGAGTTCCTGCTGCAGGGCCTGGTCCTGCAGCACGGCGCCGCCCACCCGGCCCTGCTCACGGCCAGCAACAGTGCCGACCTGATCCGGGTCGCGGCCGAGGTCGGCTGCCTTTCCGCGACGCAGGCCGAGCACCTGGGTGCGGCGCATGCCGAGCTGCTGGCGCGCGCGCTGTCGTGCACGCTAGACGCGCGCTCGCGCGTGGTCCGGCGCGATCCGCAGATCGAACAGCATGCCGGCCAGGTCAGCGCCGTGGCCGGCCAGCTCGGTTTCCGGTTCGAGGCGAGCGGCCGCGGCGCCTAG
- a CDS encoding GPP34 family phosphoprotein produces the protein MLIAEQSMLLVLDPASGVLAPVRSHIDPDVLAAGALLLDLAEQQRLRYDADHIALRATLPISHPLLAQALRVLGTPSHGLRVSAAIDLLATRMAPLAREVLDGMVRRDHLHRTRRPAWWPWAPIHYPIRSLQARNEAITALQAAVAAPTPTLRQLGLLVVTEYAGQIEQHVHGDAYDHAIRLLLGLPLNRHETTPERAVVAGIRHALADY, from the coding sequence GTGCTGATCGCCGAACAATCGATGCTGCTGGTGCTGGATCCGGCCAGCGGCGTCCTGGCACCGGTCCGCAGCCACATCGATCCGGACGTGCTGGCAGCGGGCGCACTGCTGCTGGACCTGGCCGAGCAGCAGCGGCTTCGCTACGACGCCGATCACATCGCGCTGCGGGCGACCCTGCCGATCAGCCACCCCTTGCTGGCCCAGGCGCTGCGCGTGCTCGGCACGCCCAGCCACGGCCTGCGTGTCTCGGCCGCCATCGACCTTCTGGCCACGCGCATGGCCCCGCTCGCCCGCGAGGTGCTCGACGGCATGGTCCGGCGCGACCACCTGCACCGCACGCGCCGGCCGGCCTGGTGGCCGTGGGCACCGATCCACTACCCCATCCGCTCGCTGCAGGCACGCAACGAAGCGATCACCGCGCTGCAGGCCGCCGTGGCCGCGCCGACGCCGACGCTGCGCCAGCTCGGCCTGCTGGTCGTGACCGAGTACGCCGGGCAGATCGAGCAGCACGTGCACGGCGATGCCTACGACCACGCGATCCGCCTGCTCCTCGGGCTGCCGTTGAACCGCCACGAGACGACGCCGGAACGTGCCGTCGTGGCCGGTATCCGCCACGCCCTCGCGGACTACTAG
- a CDS encoding serine hydrolase domain-containing protein: MSRTTRTLFAFFLVLLAAATATTDAAAARKKKAATRAAPPVLAVPVPIPRVDPQAVAADAEGVVGDANRWIDAIEGSGQVAGLAVAIVKDDAVVLERVAGYADWDTRTPVTATTVFRLASLSKGFASALAALIVGENRLRWETRITDLLPTFTLADIEGGQQLTVRDILSQRVGLPSNTYDRLLEADEPYPLLVERLRDVPLVCPVGACYGYQNISFSLIGDVTYAATGDFFYHQVEKRLFHPLGMDTATYGRDGLESSAAWARPHRRAGTGFRSFQPKETYYRIAPAAGVNASIRDMEAWLIAQMGGRPGVLPLPILDLLHTPQIATDHEQTTTPWRRGRLLAAHYGLGWRVFDYAGETMVFHAGAVQGYRGVVGFLPKYRFGIVMLWNSESPLPSGLLPMVMDRYLGLPAVDWAGIEVPPAAIAGVPARRAN; encoded by the coding sequence TTGAGCCGTACCACCCGTACTCTGTTCGCGTTTTTTCTGGTTCTGCTGGCCGCGGCGACGGCGACGACCGATGCTGCGGCAGCACGCAAGAAGAAGGCCGCCACGCGCGCCGCACCGCCGGTGCTGGCCGTGCCGGTGCCGATTCCGCGCGTCGATCCGCAGGCGGTCGCGGCCGATGCGGAAGGTGTCGTCGGCGACGCGAACCGCTGGATCGATGCGATCGAAGGCTCGGGCCAGGTGGCCGGCCTTGCGGTCGCCATCGTCAAGGACGACGCGGTCGTCCTCGAGCGCGTCGCCGGCTACGCCGACTGGGATACGCGCACGCCCGTCACCGCGACCACGGTGTTCCGGCTGGCCTCGTTGTCCAAGGGCTTCGCCAGCGCGCTGGCGGCCCTGATCGTCGGCGAGAACCGCCTGCGCTGGGAAACGCGGATCACCGACCTGCTGCCCACGTTCACGCTGGCCGACATCGAGGGCGGCCAGCAGCTGACCGTGCGCGACATCCTGAGCCAGCGGGTCGGCCTGCCCAGCAATACCTACGACCGCCTTCTCGAAGCCGACGAGCCGTACCCGCTGCTGGTCGAGCGGCTCAGGGACGTGCCACTGGTCTGTCCGGTCGGCGCCTGCTACGGCTACCAGAACATCAGCTTCAGCCTGATCGGCGACGTCACCTACGCGGCAACCGGCGATTTCTTCTACCACCAGGTCGAGAAGCGGCTGTTCCACCCGCTGGGCATGGACACGGCCACCTACGGCCGCGACGGCCTGGAGAGCTCCGCCGCCTGGGCGCGCCCGCACCGCCGCGCGGGCACCGGCTTCCGGTCGTTCCAGCCGAAGGAGACCTACTACCGGATCGCCCCGGCCGCGGGCGTCAACGCCAGCATCCGCGACATGGAGGCCTGGCTGATCGCGCAGATGGGCGGGCGGCCCGGCGTGCTGCCGCTGCCGATCCTGGACCTGTTGCACACCCCCCAGATCGCCACCGACCACGAGCAGACCACGACGCCGTGGCGGCGCGGACGGCTGCTGGCCGCGCACTACGGGCTGGGCTGGCGGGTGTTCGACTACGCGGGCGAGACGATGGTCTTTCACGCCGGCGCCGTCCAGGGCTACCGCGGCGTGGTCGGCTTCCTGCCCAAGTACCGGTTCGGCATCGTGATGCTCTGGAACAGCGAAAGCCCGCTGCCGTCGGGCCTGCTGCCGATGGTCATGGACCGCTACCTCGGTCTTCCGGCCGTGGACTGGGCCGGCATCGAGGTGCCGCCGGCGGCGATCGCCGGTGTCCCGGCCCGCCGCGCGAACTGA
- a CDS encoding LemA family protein, protein MGLIIFLVIIAALAFWAVGLYNGLITARNGYKNAFAQIDVQLTRRYDLIPNLVETAKGYMKHERETLEAVIQARNAAMSGLSAAKANPGDAAAMQQLAQSEGALGATLGRLFALAEAYPDLKANQNMMQLSEELTSTENKVAFARQAFNDAVMNYNNRREVFPNSIVAGMFNFQAAELLQIEAPEKREAVKVSFT, encoded by the coding sequence ATGGGTTTGATCATTTTTCTGGTCATCATCGCGGCCCTCGCGTTCTGGGCAGTCGGTCTCTACAACGGCCTGATCACCGCCCGCAACGGCTACAAGAACGCCTTCGCCCAGATCGACGTGCAGCTGACGCGGCGCTACGACCTGATCCCGAACCTGGTCGAGACCGCCAAGGGCTACATGAAGCACGAGCGCGAGACGCTCGAGGCGGTCATCCAGGCACGCAATGCGGCAATGTCCGGCCTGTCCGCCGCCAAGGCCAACCCGGGCGACGCGGCGGCGATGCAGCAGCTGGCCCAGTCCGAAGGCGCGCTCGGCGCGACGCTCGGCCGGTTGTTCGCCCTGGCCGAGGCGTATCCGGACCTCAAGGCCAACCAGAACATGATGCAGCTCTCCGAGGAGCTGACCTCGACCGAGAACAAGGTGGCCTTCGCGCGCCAGGCGTTCAACGACGCGGTGATGAACTACAACAACCGGCGCGAAGTCTTCCCGAATTCGATCGTCGCCGGCATGTTCAATTTCCAGGCCGCCGAGCTGCTGCAGATCGAGGCGCCGGAGAAGCGCGAGGCAGTGAAGGTGTCGTTCACCTGA
- a CDS encoding M48 family metallopeptidase, whose amino-acid sequence MDFFAHQTQARRQSRRMIALFVLAVIAIVALIDAVFLAAFGRDLGVGSPAGNGIAGVAVVSLVVVGAIAAGSMYRIATLRGGGGAVARQLGAVPVPENTPDFAYRRLRNVVEEIAIASGVPVPEVYVLEEDAGINAFAAGYAPTDAAITVTRGALDKLDRDELQGVIAHEFSHVLNGDMRLNIRLIGVVFGILVMATIGRKIIEVTGRGRGRSSGGIVLFGAALFAAGYIGVLFGRMIKASISRHREYLADASAVQFTRQTDGIAGALKKIGGLAEGSRLSGDDREEVAHMLFGDGVGYSALFATHPPLIGRIKRLQPAFDPSELAAIAAAWSHPVRVGDVEAAQVSIAGFAPAEVASRLASAHPAGAAARLPSVEVAVQVDPERVSRQVGNPGTDDQRAAAAIHRAIPDPLREAAYRQERAMAVIFALLLGQESAVRARQLQTIEQRFDRGTRADVQALAIGVAALHPVQHLPLAALAFPALRRRPRPQLQVFLAVLQELIAADGQVSLAEYCLARLIRVQVIEALDPSATHIAGRLKLPQVAAELADVFATLAQKGHADPVVALRAYRLGLHEALPASTAPYAPPADWGAALDQALPRLDRLAPAGKELVVRGLTAAISEDGVMSVAEAELLRTICASLHCPLPPILQR is encoded by the coding sequence ATGGATTTCTTCGCCCACCAGACCCAGGCGCGCAGGCAGTCGCGCCGGATGATCGCGCTTTTCGTGCTGGCGGTGATCGCGATCGTCGCACTGATCGACGCGGTCTTCCTGGCCGCCTTCGGCCGCGACCTGGGCGTGGGGTCGCCGGCCGGCAACGGCATCGCGGGCGTCGCCGTGGTCTCGTTGGTCGTCGTCGGTGCGATCGCCGCCGGCTCGATGTACCGGATCGCCACGTTGCGCGGCGGTGGCGGTGCGGTGGCCCGCCAGCTCGGCGCGGTGCCGGTTCCGGAGAACACCCCCGATTTCGCCTACCGGCGGCTGCGCAACGTCGTCGAGGAGATCGCGATCGCCTCGGGCGTGCCGGTGCCCGAGGTCTACGTGCTGGAGGAGGATGCGGGCATCAACGCGTTCGCCGCCGGCTATGCGCCGACCGACGCGGCGATCACGGTCACGCGTGGCGCGCTCGACAAGCTGGACCGCGACGAGCTGCAGGGTGTCATCGCGCACGAGTTCAGCCACGTGCTGAACGGCGACATGCGCCTCAACATCCGCCTCATCGGAGTCGTCTTCGGCATCCTGGTCATGGCCACGATCGGCCGCAAGATCATCGAGGTGACCGGCCGCGGCCGTGGCCGCAGCAGCGGTGGCATCGTGCTCTTCGGCGCCGCGCTGTTCGCCGCCGGATACATCGGCGTGCTGTTCGGCCGCATGATCAAGGCCTCGATCTCGCGCCATCGCGAGTACCTGGCGGATGCATCTGCCGTGCAGTTCACGCGCCAGACGGACGGCATCGCCGGTGCCCTCAAGAAGATCGGCGGCCTGGCCGAGGGCTCGCGGCTGTCCGGCGATGACCGCGAAGAGGTCGCCCACATGCTGTTCGGCGACGGCGTGGGCTATTCGGCGTTGTTCGCGACGCATCCGCCGCTGATCGGCCGGATCAAGCGCCTGCAGCCGGCGTTCGACCCGTCGGAGCTGGCGGCGATCGCCGCTGCCTGGTCCCATCCGGTGCGCGTCGGCGACGTCGAGGCCGCGCAAGTCTCGATCGCGGGGTTCGCGCCGGCCGAGGTGGCGTCGCGGCTGGCCTCGGCGCACCCGGCCGGCGCGGCGGCGCGTCTGCCGTCGGTCGAGGTCGCCGTCCAGGTGGATCCCGAGCGGGTATCGCGGCAGGTCGGCAACCCGGGCACCGACGACCAGCGCGCGGCAGCCGCGATCCACAGGGCGATTCCCGATCCGTTGCGCGAGGCGGCCTATCGCCAGGAGCGCGCGATGGCGGTGATCTTCGCGCTGCTGCTGGGCCAGGAAAGCGCCGTACGCGCTCGCCAGCTGCAGACGATCGAGCAGCGCTTCGACCGCGGCACGCGTGCCGACGTCCAGGCATTGGCGATCGGTGTCGCTGCCTTGCACCCGGTCCAGCACCTGCCGCTGGCTGCGCTGGCGTTCCCCGCGCTGCGCCGCCGCCCGCGTCCGCAGCTGCAGGTGTTCCTGGCGGTGTTGCAGGAGCTGATCGCCGCCGACGGGCAGGTTTCGCTGGCCGAGTACTGCCTGGCGCGCCTGATCCGCGTACAGGTGATCGAGGCGCTCGATCCCTCGGCCACGCATATCGCCGGCCGGCTCAAGCTCCCGCAGGTGGCCGCTGAACTCGCCGACGTGTTCGCGACGCTCGCGCAGAAGGGGCATGCCGATCCGGTGGTCGCGCTGCGCGCCTATCGACTCGGGCTGCACGAGGCGCTGCCGGCCTCGACCGCGCCCTACGCTCCGCCGGCCGACTGGGGTGCGGCGCTGGACCAGGCGCTGCCGCGCCTGGACCGGCTGGCACCGGCCGGCAAGGAACTGGTCGTGCGCGGCCTGACCGCCGCGATCAGCGAGGATGGCGTCATGAGCGTGGCCGAAGCGGAGCTGTTGCGGACGATCTGCGCGTCCCTGCACTGCCCGTTGCCGCCGATTCTGCAGCGGTAA
- a CDS encoding PilT/PilU family type 4a pilus ATPase — protein MDIGYFLKLMTEKGASDMFLTTGAPVHIKVEGKLYPLGNTGLPNGMVKKIAYSLMDEGQVPQFERDLELNMAIAVKDAGRFRINVFKQRGEVGMVIRAIKSEIPSIEELRLPQIFKDLIMEPRGLILVVGATGSGKSTTLASMIDYRNSNISGHVLTVEDPIEYLHRHKKSIVNQREVGLDTHGFHEALKNAMREAPDVIMIGEIRDALTMEAAIAFSETGHLCLATLHSNNADQTLERILNFFPESAHKNILMNLSLNLKAVISQRLVMGKDGRRLPAAEVLINTPMIRDLMRRGQVHEIKEAMDRSLQEGMQTFDQALYALYKEGKIDLEEALNKADSRDGLALKIRLAEGGDTPIAEEAFDTGVF, from the coding sequence ATGGATATCGGCTACTTCCTGAAATTGATGACCGAAAAGGGGGCGTCGGACATGTTCCTGACGACCGGCGCGCCCGTGCACATCAAGGTGGAAGGCAAGCTGTATCCGCTCGGCAACACCGGCCTGCCCAACGGCATGGTCAAGAAGATCGCCTATTCGCTGATGGACGAAGGCCAGGTACCGCAGTTCGAGCGCGACCTGGAGCTCAACATGGCCATCGCGGTCAAGGACGCCGGCCGCTTCCGCATCAACGTGTTCAAGCAGCGCGGCGAAGTCGGCATGGTCATCCGCGCCATCAAGAGCGAGATCCCGTCCATCGAGGAACTGCGCCTGCCGCAGATCTTCAAGGACCTGATCATGGAGCCGCGCGGGCTGATCCTCGTCGTCGGCGCCACCGGCTCGGGCAAGTCGACCACGCTGGCCTCGATGATCGACTACCGCAACTCCAACATCTCCGGGCACGTGCTGACCGTCGAGGACCCGATCGAGTACCTGCACCGGCACAAGAAGTCGATCGTCAACCAGCGCGAGGTGGGCCTGGACACCCACGGCTTCCACGAGGCGCTCAAGAACGCGATGCGCGAAGCGCCGGACGTCATCATGATCGGCGAGATCCGCGACGCGCTGACGATGGAAGCGGCGATCGCGTTCTCCGAGACCGGCCATCTGTGCCTGGCGACGCTGCACTCGAACAACGCCGACCAGACCCTCGAGCGCATCCTCAATTTCTTCCCGGAGTCGGCGCACAAGAACATCCTGATGAACCTGTCGCTCAACCTCAAGGCGGTCATCAGCCAGCGCCTGGTCATGGGCAAGGACGGCCGCCGGCTGCCGGCCGCCGAGGTGCTGATCAATACCCCGATGATCCGTGACCTCATGCGGCGCGGCCAGGTCCACGAGATCAAGGAAGCGATGGACCGCAGCCTCCAGGAAGGCATGCAGACCTTCGACCAGGCGCTCTACGCGCTCTACAAGGAAGGCAAGATCGACCTGGAAGAAGCGCTCAACAAGGCCGACTCGCGCGACGGCCTGGCGCTCAAGATCCGCCTTGCCGAAGGCGGTGATACGCCGATCGCCGAAGAGGCATTCGATACCGGCGTGTTCTAG
- a CDS encoding DUF4398 domain-containing protein, with the protein MTSALRKIHAWIALLGICLLAACSPTRPPGDLFAGANRNLAAARQAGAQTYAPLELRFAEERLAQAQAANAREDYPVAVRLARESEANGELATVKARLGKARETADTLRQQNAALQRDLDTRGGEVRR; encoded by the coding sequence ATGACATCAGCGCTCCGAAAAATCCATGCGTGGATCGCCCTTTTGGGCATCTGCCTGCTGGCTGCCTGCAGCCCCACCCGGCCGCCGGGCGACCTGTTCGCGGGCGCCAACCGCAACCTGGCCGCGGCCCGGCAAGCCGGCGCGCAGACGTATGCGCCGCTGGAGCTGCGCTTCGCGGAGGAGCGCCTGGCCCAGGCGCAGGCGGCCAACGCCCGCGAAGACTATCCGGTGGCGGTGCGCCTGGCGCGCGAATCGGAAGCCAACGGCGAGCTGGCCACCGTCAAGGCGCGCCTGGGGAAGGCGCGCGAGACCGCCGATACCCTGCGCCAGCAGAACGCGGCGCTGCAGCGCGACCTGGACACGCGCGGCGGGGAGGTGCGGCGATGA
- a CDS encoding OmpA family protein translates to MSPAFRWTWTVALSGLILAGCQTTSPQRDIDLQRLERSLDQLAGDARLGSLAPAEIARTRAALSALRESRLGGEEGTHQVYVAERLLDIAWATAQAQELENESERLQREHDRLQLQVARLDAAMARAELERQRLASQIQAEEAARLAQEAEAARLQGDEANLAAESARAEAAQARRIADAQSQAAALAKQEAALAASAAESLRARLGSLQATRGAQGMQMTLDDVAFAPGQAALKPEARAGLGKVVDFVNADAGRPIRILGHSDSTGNANANQVLSQRRAEAVRDALVAAGVDAGRITAVGAGSAQPVAGNDTPQGRARNRRVEVILEER, encoded by the coding sequence ATGAGCCCGGCGTTCCGATGGACCTGGACCGTGGCGCTGTCGGGCCTGATCCTCGCCGGCTGCCAGACCACCTCGCCCCAGCGCGACATCGATCTGCAACGCCTGGAGCGCAGCCTCGATCAACTGGCCGGCGACGCCCGCCTCGGGAGCCTGGCACCGGCCGAGATCGCGCGTACGCGCGCGGCCTTGTCCGCGTTGCGCGAGTCGCGCCTCGGTGGCGAGGAAGGCACGCACCAGGTCTACGTGGCCGAACGGCTGCTCGACATCGCCTGGGCCACTGCCCAGGCGCAGGAACTGGAGAACGAGAGCGAACGCCTGCAGCGCGAGCACGACCGCCTGCAGCTACAGGTCGCGCGGCTCGATGCGGCGATGGCGCGCGCCGAACTCGAACGGCAGCGCCTGGCATCGCAGATCCAGGCCGAGGAAGCCGCGCGGCTGGCGCAGGAAGCCGAGGCGGCGCGGCTGCAGGGCGACGAGGCCAACCTGGCGGCCGAGTCGGCTCGCGCCGAAGCGGCGCAGGCGCGGCGTATCGCCGACGCACAGTCCCAGGCGGCCGCCCTGGCCAAGCAGGAAGCGGCATTGGCGGCATCGGCCGCCGAATCGCTGCGCGCGCGCCTGGGCTCGCTGCAGGCGACCCGCGGCGCCCAGGGCATGCAGATGACGCTGGACGATGTCGCGTTCGCTCCCGGGCAGGCTGCACTCAAGCCGGAGGCACGCGCCGGCCTCGGCAAGGTGGTCGACTTCGTCAACGCCGATGCGGGCCGGCCGATCCGCATCCTCGGCCACAGCGATTCGACCGGCAACGCCAATGCCAACCAGGTCCTTTCGCAGCGGCGGGCCGAGGCGGTGCGCGATGCGCTGGTGGCGGCCGGGGTCGACGCCGGGCGGATCACGGCGGTCGGTGCCGGTTCGGCGCAGCCGGTGGCCGGCAACGACACGCCGCAGGGACGCGCCCGCAATCGCCGCGTCGAGGTCATCCTCGAAGAGCGCTGA
- a CDS encoding YdcH family protein, giving the protein MFEENEKDVESLMQSNSEFRTLYYKHRELDSKVHNAEIGVLPLDDVTLHNLKKEKLWAKEKLLQMWEAQSPSRSA; this is encoded by the coding sequence ATGTTCGAAGAGAATGAGAAAGACGTCGAATCGCTGATGCAGTCCAACAGCGAGTTCCGCACGCTCTACTACAAGCACAGGGAGCTGGACAGCAAGGTGCACAACGCCGAGATCGGCGTCCTGCCGCTGGACGACGTTACCCTGCACAATCTCAAGAAGGAAAAGCTCTGGGCCAAGGAAAAGCTCCTGCAGATGTGGGAAGCGCAAAGCCCGTCGCGGTCGGCCTGA